Below is a window of Vicinamibacterales bacterium DNA.
GACGGCGACGTGGGGCGTTCCAGCGCTCTCTGAATCCGACCACACGCGGCCTCGAATGAGCGGGATCTTCATCGTCGAAAAGTAGCCGGCGCTGATCCGTTGGAGAAGCGGTGCTCCGCCGCGTGTGATGTCCTGTCCGGGAACTTCGACCACCGACTGTTGACCCGACTCGGGTGGCATCCCGCTGTTCGAGGCGAGCGCGATCGATTCGACTTGCGTACGAGCGGACGCACCTCCTCCGGAAACCGTCGCGGCGCTTCCTTGGCGAACTGGTCGAAGAGCGGCTGAAGGCGCTGTTCGGCCATGCGTGGAGTGACACCCCGTTTGAGACGGGCCTGGACCGGCCAAGCCCGGGCGCCGACAGATGCAAGGGTCGGATCGAACGTCAGATCAAGAGGTACGAGAATCTCCGGACCAGTGGCAAAGGATTGACGTGGCAGCACCCCAATCACGGTGTAAGACTCGCGGTTCAAGTAGAGCGTCTGCCCCAGTGCCTGAGGCCGCGCGCCGAAGTGTCGCTGCCAGAACCGAAAGGTGAGCACGACGACCCTCCGGGCCTGCTCGCCCGCCGGCCCGTCCGCCTCGCTGAAGACTCGTCCGAGCAGGGGTCTTCGATCAGCGCGGTGTTGTCGAGCGCTGGCGCGCCTGCCGGCGTGCTTCGTCCGGTGGTCCGTCAGGCCATCGCGCGCGTCCGGCCGCGGCCGGTCATCGATCAACGAAGCAACGTTGCTACTCGTCCTCCGATTCCCTCCGTTCCCTCCGTTCCTCCGTGTGAGATCCGTTCCCTCCGTCCCCCTCCGTTAACTCCGCTGGCGCCAGCCTGGCGCTTCCACTCCTTCTCCAGGTCAGCCGCGGTGACGTTGAACACCAGCAGCGCCTGATCGAACGGCGTGCCGTTGCTGACGTACTGCAGGAAGACCGGGAAGTTGGCGCCGAGGCGCTGCGACAGGATCCTGGCGCCCACGTAGCTCTGCGCGTACGCGAGCGCCGCTTCGTCGCCGTCGGAGGTCCTGAACGCGGCGTCGAGGCTGGCGAGCGGAATCAACTCCCCTGCCGCGCGCAGCCGCGCCGTCAGCCACGTCCGGTCGCCGCCCTCCAGCAGCGTCGCCAGGCCTTCGTTCAGCCAGCCCGGCACCCGCGGAAACATCTGCTGCACCAGCGCGTGCACGTACTCGTGCGTGACGATGCGATCGAGCTCGGCGGGGTTCTTCAACGCGCCCAGCACCGGGATCCGGATCCGGCCATCGTAGGCGGCGGCCGCCCACGACGGCGACTTGGTGATGTCGCGGAACTGCTGCCGCGTGTAGAGGATCGCGGTCACCGTATCGGACGGGTACGTGTTCAGCGTGCGGCCGATGCGCGCATAGGCGGCCTCGAGCGTGTTCGAGACCCGCGTCGCGATCGCCTGCTGCTCGGGCCCCTCGAACATGACTGTGAAGCGCGCGGTCGGCCTGGCGGCGAAGGTGTCGTGCAGCGCCGCTTCCTTCTTCCACTCCTCGAGCTGCTGGTAGATCGCCCGGCTGCCGGGCGCGAGCTTGACGACTTTCTCGTACGACTTGATCGCGAGGTCGAGATCGCCCTGGCTGTAGGCGATCTGTCCCAGCATGTAGTGGGCCTGCACGTACTCCGGCTCGATCTGCACGGCCTTCTTCAGGTAGTTGATCGCCTGGTCGGGGCGTCCCGTCAGATGCGCCGCCATGCCGGCGCCGGTGAGCGCGCGCACGTCGTTGGGATCCGCGGCGAGAACGGCGCGGAAGGCGGATGCCGCCTTCTCGCCGTCTCCGCGCTGGATCGCTTCCCATCCCGCCCGGGCGGGATCCGTCTGTGTCACCTGCGGCGCGCCGGCCAGCAGCGCCAGGAGAAGCAAGGATGTCGGCATGCGCGCGAGCCGGGCAAGCGGCGTGCCCGCGGAACGACCGCGGGATGGCTGACGGACGCCGCCGCCGCCGTTACGGAATCGTCGCCGCGGCCCCGGTCTCGTAATCGGCATGGCGGCGCGTGTTATCGTGGGATCGCCTGCCCGCTGGAGGGTCCCATGGTCGTGAAAGCCGCGCTCGCCTGTCTCGTCGCCGTCGCCCCGTTTCTACCGGCGCAGGAAGAGCGCCCGAAAGTGCCGAAGGACTCGGTGATGGTCGTGATCACCGGCTGCATCAAGGGCCGCGT
It encodes the following:
- a CDS encoding tetratricopeptide repeat protein produces the protein MPTSLLLLALLAGAPQVTQTDPARAGWEAIQRGDGEKAASAFRAVLAADPNDVRALTGAGMAAHLTGRPDQAINYLKKAVQIEPEYVQAHYMLGQIAYSQGDLDLAIKSYEKVVKLAPGSRAIYQQLEEWKKEAALHDTFAARPTARFTVMFEGPEQQAIATRVSNTLEAAYARIGRTLNTYPSDTVTAILYTRQQFRDITKSPSWAAAAYDGRIRIPVLGALKNPAELDRIVTHEYVHALVQQMFPRVPGWLNEGLATLLEGGDRTWLTARLRAAGELIPLASLDAAFRTSDGDEAALAYAQSYVGARILSQRLGANFPVFLQYVSNGTPFDQALLVFNVTAADLEKEWKRQAGASGVNGGGRRERISHGGTEGTEGIGGRVATLLR